One Methylobacterium sp. NMS14P DNA window includes the following coding sequences:
- a CDS encoding sugar ABC transporter ATP-binding protein, whose translation MTTSAVPPVLTMQGLVATFGPTRALDGASLTVAPGTIHGLIGHNGAGKSTLIKVLAGLVTPQGGTIALDGAPVTEMTPEGAETLGIAFIHQERLLVSTATVGEALFLGRESAGSRFGILRGSLQRRAEAALERFFGISLPKGALIRDLSTAQQQIVQITRALLAEPRILVFDEPTAALAQREVEHLFAAIRRLKARGLTTLYISHYLAEIEQLCDAVTVMRNGRDVAHVDPRQVPAGGLAQLMIGRPVTDLYPRQRAAPGAPVLALAGVGAGAALRDVSFTLRRGEVLGLTGLLGSGAKELVQALFGLAPITAGTVMVDGQAARLNSPTEAVRRGIALVPEDRRAHGVALDLGIRENLTLASLARLSRWGWLDREAERRRAQDLIGALQVEAGGRDAPVRTLSGGNQQKVVLGKWLAREARLYILDEPTVGVDIAAKAEIYRLIADAAERGAGILLLSADLDELLGLCDRILVLFRGTIVAEHTAAGTDAGTLLQAALTGGVTGVARAA comes from the coding sequence ATGACGACCTCCGCCGTGCCGCCGGTCCTCACGATGCAGGGGCTGGTCGCGACCTTCGGGCCGACCCGGGCGCTGGACGGCGCCTCCCTCACGGTCGCGCCGGGGACGATCCACGGGCTGATCGGCCATAACGGCGCGGGCAAGTCGACGCTCATCAAGGTCCTGGCCGGGCTCGTGACGCCGCAGGGCGGGACGATCGCGCTGGACGGCGCCCCGGTCACCGAGATGACGCCCGAGGGCGCGGAGACGCTCGGCATCGCCTTCATCCACCAGGAGCGGCTGCTGGTGTCGACCGCCACCGTGGGAGAAGCGCTGTTCCTCGGTCGGGAATCGGCGGGCTCCCGCTTCGGAATCTTGCGCGGCAGCCTGCAGCGCCGGGCCGAGGCGGCGCTGGAGCGCTTCTTCGGCATCAGCCTCCCGAAGGGCGCCCTGATCCGCGATCTCTCCACCGCGCAGCAGCAGATCGTGCAGATCACCCGGGCGCTGCTCGCCGAGCCGCGGATCCTCGTCTTCGACGAGCCGACGGCGGCGCTCGCCCAGCGGGAGGTGGAGCATCTGTTCGCCGCCATCCGCCGGCTGAAGGCGCGGGGGCTGACCACGCTCTACATCTCCCACTACCTCGCGGAGATCGAGCAGCTCTGCGACGCCGTCACGGTGATGCGCAACGGGCGGGACGTCGCCCATGTCGATCCGCGGCAGGTCCCGGCCGGCGGCCTCGCCCAGCTGATGATCGGCCGCCCGGTGACCGACCTCTACCCGCGCCAGCGCGCCGCGCCCGGCGCGCCCGTGCTGGCGCTGGCGGGCGTCGGTGCGGGCGCGGCTTTGCGCGACGTCTCCTTCACCCTGCGCCGCGGCGAGGTGCTGGGTCTGACGGGCCTGCTCGGCTCCGGCGCCAAGGAGCTTGTCCAGGCGCTGTTCGGCCTCGCGCCGATCACGGCCGGCACCGTGATGGTCGATGGGCAGGCCGCGCGCCTGAACTCTCCCACCGAGGCCGTGCGCCGGGGCATCGCCCTAGTGCCGGAGGATCGGCGCGCGCACGGGGTCGCGCTCGATCTCGGCATCCGCGAGAACCTGACGCTGGCGAGCCTGGCGCGGCTCAGCCGCTGGGGCTGGCTCGACCGGGAAGCGGAGCGGCGCCGGGCGCAGGACCTCATCGGGGCGCTGCAGGTCGAGGCCGGCGGCCGGGACGCGCCGGTGCGGACGCTGAGCGGCGGCAACCAGCAGAAGGTCGTGCTCGGCAAGTGGCTCGCGCGGGAGGCGCGCCTCTACATCCTCGACGAGCCCACGGTCGGGGTCGACATCGCCGCCAAGGCCGAGATCTACCGGCTGATCGCCGACGCCGCGGAGCGTGGGGCCGGGATCCTGCTGCTGTCCGCCGATCTCGACGAGCTGCTCGGCCTGTGCGACCGGATCCTCGTCCTGTTCCGCGGGACGATCGTCGCGGAGCACACCGCTGCCGGCACTGATGCCGGGACCCTGCTCCAGGCGGCCCTGACCGGCGGCGTCACGGGGGTGGCCCGTGCCGCCTAG
- a CDS encoding sugar ABC transporter substrate-binding protein: MSDMSSSLSRRALMQAGAALGTAVLLPGTARAAEAAASDGTLSLEGRTIAISVAGTDHFFDLKAYQAQVETVKELGGTPIGLDAGRSDKALVSQLQTLVTQKPDAVIQTLGTLAVVDPWLKKLRQAGIPVFSVDLPSTNVINTATSDNFSLGAQLALQLVSDIGGRGNIVVFNGFAGVPVCEIRYTQLRTVLKYYPDAKIVQPELRDVIPNTVQDAYGQITALLAKYPEPGSIAAIWSAWDIPQLGATQALIAAGRTEIRTYGVDGTPEVLALVKDPKAPAGAVAAQQPTVIGRTAVLNVARYFAGRTNLPSQTFVPAIVANKANAAEVQRQLGQA; encoded by the coding sequence ATGTCCGACATGTCTTCGTCCCTGTCGCGGCGCGCTCTCATGCAGGCGGGAGCGGCGCTGGGCACGGCGGTCCTGCTGCCCGGGACGGCGCGGGCCGCGGAGGCCGCGGCAAGTGACGGCACCCTGTCGCTCGAGGGCAGGACCATCGCGATCAGCGTCGCTGGCACCGACCATTTCTTCGACCTCAAGGCCTATCAGGCGCAGGTCGAGACCGTGAAGGAACTGGGCGGCACCCCGATCGGCCTCGATGCCGGGCGCAGCGACAAGGCGCTGGTCAGCCAGCTGCAGACCCTGGTCACCCAGAAGCCCGACGCCGTGATCCAGACGCTCGGGACCCTCGCGGTGGTCGATCCGTGGCTGAAGAAGCTGCGGCAGGCCGGGATCCCGGTCTTCTCGGTGGACCTGCCCTCGACCAACGTCATCAACACCGCGACCTCGGACAACTTCTCGCTGGGCGCGCAGCTGGCGCTGCAGCTCGTGTCCGACATCGGCGGCCGGGGCAACATCGTGGTGTTCAACGGTTTCGCCGGCGTTCCGGTCTGCGAGATCCGCTACACACAGCTGCGGACCGTGCTGAAATACTACCCGGACGCGAAGATCGTCCAGCCCGAGCTGCGGGACGTGATCCCCAACACGGTGCAGGACGCCTACGGGCAGATCACCGCGCTGCTCGCCAAGTATCCCGAGCCGGGCTCGATCGCGGCGATCTGGTCGGCCTGGGACATCCCGCAGCTCGGCGCCACGCAGGCGCTGATCGCGGCCGGGCGCACGGAGATCCGCACCTACGGGGTCGACGGCACCCCGGAGGTGCTGGCGCTGGTCAAGGACCCGAAGGCGCCGGCCGGCGCCGTGGCGGCGCAGCAGCCGACGGTGATCGGCCGCACGGCGGTGCTCAACGTCGCCCGCTACTTCGCGGGCCGGACGAACCTGCCGTCCCAGACCTTCGTGCCGGCCATCGTCGCCAACAAGGCGAACGCCGCCGAGGTCCAGCGGCAGCTCGGGCAGGCCTGA
- a CDS encoding SfnB family sulfur acquisition oxidoreductase, whose translation MGRLPACSRRPATFGAAITTAAPPVPQPRAHRITTEAEALRIARDLAADFAVGAAARDRDRRLPVPELDRFSDSGLWGITVPEAYGGAGVGFATLGEVIALISAADPSIGQIPQNHFAALDVIRVTGSEAQKRLWFDRVLRGYRLGNAFSEKNSRHVGAFETALRPQGDGFVVDGDKFYATGALFAHFIHIGAVDAEGRVHLAIVVRGAPGLTVTDSWSGFGQRTTASGDVALRGVAVAPEAVIPAWKGGERPSSNGPVSQFIQAAVDLGIARGAFDETIRFVRTRSRPWIDSGRDRASEDALTIREVGQLVVALRAAEALLARAGRAIDGILDDPTEAEVAEAAIAVAEAKVLTTEIALSAANKLHELAGTRSVLAEDNLDRHWRNARTHTLHDPVRWKSFHVGNHVLNGIAPPRHAWS comes from the coding sequence ATGGGGCGTCTCCCGGCCTGTTCCCGACGCCCCGCCACCTTCGGAGCCGCCATCACGACAGCCGCGCCGCCCGTACCGCAGCCCCGCGCCCATCGGATCACCACGGAGGCGGAGGCTCTGCGGATCGCGCGCGACTTGGCGGCGGATTTCGCGGTCGGCGCGGCAGCGCGGGATCGCGACAGGCGCCTGCCGGTCCCGGAACTCGACCGCTTCTCCGATTCGGGCCTCTGGGGAATCACGGTGCCCGAGGCGTACGGCGGCGCGGGCGTCGGCTTCGCCACGCTGGGCGAGGTGATCGCGCTGATCTCGGCGGCCGACCCGTCGATCGGTCAGATCCCGCAGAACCACTTCGCGGCCCTCGACGTCATCCGGGTGACCGGCTCCGAGGCGCAGAAGCGGTTGTGGTTCGACCGCGTGCTGCGGGGCTACCGCCTGGGCAACGCCTTCTCGGAGAAGAACAGCCGTCATGTCGGCGCGTTCGAGACCGCGCTCCGGCCGCAGGGCGACGGCTTCGTCGTCGACGGCGACAAGTTCTACGCGACCGGCGCGCTGTTCGCCCACTTCATCCATATCGGGGCGGTCGACGCGGAGGGCCGCGTCCACCTCGCCATCGTTGTCCGCGGCGCCCCCGGTCTGACGGTCACCGACAGCTGGTCCGGATTCGGCCAGCGCACCACGGCGAGCGGCGACGTCGCGCTGCGCGGCGTCGCGGTCGCGCCCGAGGCGGTGATCCCCGCCTGGAAGGGCGGGGAGCGACCGTCCTCGAACGGCCCGGTCTCGCAGTTCATCCAGGCGGCGGTCGATCTCGGGATCGCGCGCGGCGCCTTCGACGAGACGATCCGCTTCGTCCGGACGCGGTCGCGACCGTGGATCGACAGCGGGCGGGACCGCGCCTCCGAGGATGCCCTGACGATCCGCGAGGTCGGCCAGCTCGTCGTGGCGCTGCGGGCCGCCGAGGCCCTGCTGGCCCGGGCCGGGCGGGCGATCGACGGGATCCTGGACGATCCGACGGAGGCGGAGGTCGCCGAGGCCGCGATCGCCGTGGCGGAAGCCAAGGTGCTGACCACGGAGATCGCGCTGTCGGCCGCCAACAAGCTGCACGAGCTCGCGGGCACGCGCTCGGTGCTGGCGGAGGACAACCTCGACCGGCACTGGCGCAATGCCCGCACCCACACCCTGCACGATCCCGTCCGCTGGAAGTCCTTCCACGTGGGCAACCACGTGCTGAACGGGATCGCGCCGCCGCGGCATGCCTGGAGTTGA
- a CDS encoding tetratricopeptide repeat protein, which produces MLALTACVHAGLIAAMALPCSSALADPAQDCRSGSPETRVGGCSRLLAEARTPRQRAIALDGRCWAHIDRGAFADALTDCNGAIRADDQYPYAFHNRGVAYAGLQNPTAAIADFNRALAMRPTFSNTLINRAKANVTLGNTQAAIRDYEEVLRLKPDNEEAKSALNVLRGGASPSVSLNATNSLCGNIGCN; this is translated from the coding sequence TTGCTCGCCCTCACCGCCTGTGTGCACGCCGGCCTGATCGCCGCGATGGCGCTCCCGTGTTCCTCCGCTCTGGCCGATCCCGCACAGGATTGTCGGTCCGGGAGCCCGGAGACGCGCGTCGGCGGGTGCAGCCGCCTCCTCGCCGAGGCCCGGACGCCGCGGCAGCGGGCGATCGCCCTCGATGGACGGTGCTGGGCGCATATCGACCGGGGCGCGTTCGCGGACGCCCTGACGGATTGCAACGGCGCCATCCGGGCGGACGATCAGTACCCCTACGCCTTCCACAATCGCGGGGTCGCCTACGCGGGCTTGCAGAACCCGACCGCCGCGATCGCGGACTTCAACCGCGCGCTGGCGATGCGGCCGACCTTCTCGAACACGCTCATCAATAGGGCGAAGGCTAATGTCACGCTCGGAAACACGCAGGCGGCGATTCGAGATTACGAGGAAGTTCTTCGTCTGAAGCCCGACAACGAAGAAGCCAAGAGTGCCCTGAACGTGCTGCGCGGAGGGGCGAGCCCGTCCGTGTCGCTCAATGCAACCAACTCGCTCTGTGGCAACATTGGATGCAACTGA
- a CDS encoding virulence factor SrfC family protein, translating into MSTEHLAQDCRTTGRLAEDAEQWLGDAANAGAVGRERADLIRYVRKAANRAERLARAAARPMCAGVFGPSQAGKSYLVEVLARPEDGALRARFDGHEPVDFLAEINPIGEKEATGLVTRFTAGAGAPAGRTPPGAPVRLRVLSEADLVKVLCNTFLHDGDATKETPPDPEAISALLASLKAQARPGTSRFGDVAIDDLQDYVRDQARGTRPLDDLARYWDEARSLAGSLDLDGRARLFAPLWGGHAAFTALYRQLAEALERLDHPEEIFAPLAALVPREGSILDVATLAGLGAARSDDTLTVHAAGGRAVTLARATVAAITAELRIEIADTPRAFLQEADLLDFPGARSRQKVDLTHFLTAHPDALKETFLRGKVAYLFDRYVAEQELTAMMLCVRPSNQEVVTLPDLVERWITLTHGSSPEARAQLPNLLFLVLTWFDSHFVDKAGDVGQDAGLRFRNRIEASLLGFFGKAHTWPRQWIPGAPFRNTYWFRNPNYPAESVIRYDGRREVAFLPEKQERIAELRAGFAALPEATAHFVDPGRAFDEALRLNDGGVSYLVENLSRVCRPALKAQQIASRLEALRAEMRERLARFHVALDIETRLAERREAAGQVFDALDGVVAAGQFGSLLRALMVDPAALAHALHGAEGATTEAALPVAAPRIARPGAIPRPGAAPTPRVEASSPGSDRERAMARAVVAAWIGALRRTIEAEDFARRFAVPLTALEIVVSELIVLARRADIEGGIASDLRDLATVERSEQSTVKLALIAATRLNRLTGSLGFTLVPPAGERPAIQDEAGDRVAFAQRPVSYDARSIGQAPATFAHTYATDWFHGFYRVVEDNAKSASGVTVDLAQNARIGAILAGLQARAA; encoded by the coding sequence ATGTCGACCGAACATCTGGCGCAGGATTGCAGGACCACGGGTCGGCTGGCCGAGGACGCCGAGCAGTGGCTCGGCGACGCGGCCAATGCCGGCGCGGTCGGACGGGAGCGCGCGGATCTCATCCGCTACGTCCGGAAGGCGGCCAACCGGGCCGAGCGGCTGGCCCGCGCGGCGGCGCGGCCGATGTGCGCGGGCGTGTTCGGGCCGAGCCAGGCGGGCAAATCCTACCTGGTCGAGGTCCTGGCGCGTCCGGAGGACGGTGCCCTGCGGGCCCGCTTCGACGGGCACGAGCCGGTCGACTTCCTGGCCGAGATCAACCCGATCGGCGAGAAGGAGGCCACGGGGCTGGTCACCCGCTTCACGGCCGGTGCGGGAGCCCCGGCCGGGCGGACGCCGCCCGGCGCGCCGGTCCGCCTGCGGGTCCTCAGCGAGGCCGATCTCGTCAAGGTCCTGTGCAACACCTTCCTGCACGACGGCGACGCCACCAAGGAGACGCCGCCGGACCCCGAGGCCATCTCGGCGCTGCTGGCGAGCCTGAAGGCGCAGGCCCGACCCGGCACGTCGCGCTTCGGCGACGTCGCGATCGACGACCTGCAGGACTACGTGCGCGACCAGGCCCGCGGCACGCGGCCCCTCGACGATCTCGCCCGCTACTGGGACGAGGCCCGCAGCTTGGCCGGGAGCCTCGACCTCGACGGGCGCGCCCGCCTGTTCGCGCCGCTCTGGGGCGGCCACGCGGCCTTCACGGCCCTCTACCGCCAGCTCGCGGAGGCGCTGGAACGCCTCGACCATCCGGAGGAGATCTTCGCGCCGCTCGCCGCTCTGGTGCCCCGCGAGGGCAGCATCCTCGATGTGGCGACCCTGGCGGGTCTCGGGGCCGCCCGCTCGGACGATACCCTGACGGTGCACGCGGCCGGCGGCCGGGCCGTCACGCTGGCGCGCGCCACGGTGGCGGCGATCACCGCGGAGCTGCGCATCGAGATCGCCGACACGCCCCGGGCCTTCCTGCAGGAGGCGGACCTACTCGACTTCCCCGGCGCCCGCAGCCGGCAGAAGGTCGATCTGACCCACTTCCTGACCGCGCACCCGGACGCGCTGAAGGAGACCTTCCTGCGCGGCAAGGTCGCCTACCTGTTCGACCGCTACGTCGCCGAGCAGGAGCTGACAGCGATGATGCTGTGCGTCCGCCCCTCCAACCAGGAGGTCGTGACGCTGCCCGACCTCGTGGAGCGCTGGATCACGCTCACGCACGGATCGAGCCCGGAGGCGCGGGCGCAGCTGCCGAACCTGCTGTTCCTCGTGCTCACGTGGTTCGACAGCCACTTCGTCGACAAGGCCGGCGACGTCGGCCAGGATGCGGGCCTGCGCTTCCGCAACCGGATCGAGGCCTCGCTGCTCGGATTCTTCGGGAAGGCGCACACGTGGCCGCGGCAGTGGATCCCGGGCGCGCCGTTCCGCAACACCTACTGGTTCCGGAACCCGAACTACCCGGCGGAATCGGTCATCCGCTACGACGGGCGGCGCGAGGTGGCGTTCCTGCCCGAGAAGCAGGAGCGGATCGCCGAGCTGCGCGCCGGCTTCGCCGCCCTACCCGAGGCGACCGCGCATTTCGTGGATCCGGGCCGCGCCTTCGACGAGGCCCTCCGCCTCAACGACGGCGGCGTGAGCTACCTCGTCGAGAACCTGTCGCGGGTCTGCCGACCGGCCCTGAAGGCGCAGCAGATCGCCTCCCGGCTGGAGGCCCTGCGCGCCGAGATGCGGGAGCGGCTCGCCCGCTTCCACGTCGCCCTCGACATCGAGACGCGGCTGGCCGAGCGGCGCGAGGCGGCCGGCCAGGTCTTCGACGCGCTCGACGGGGTCGTGGCGGCCGGCCAGTTCGGCTCGCTCCTGCGGGCGCTCATGGTGGACCCCGCGGCGCTCGCGCACGCCCTGCACGGGGCCGAGGGCGCGACCACCGAGGCCGCGCTCCCCGTCGCGGCGCCGCGCATCGCCCGCCCCGGGGCGATCCCGCGGCCGGGCGCGGCGCCGACGCCCCGGGTCGAGGCGTCGAGCCCGGGCAGCGACCGGGAGCGCGCGATGGCGCGGGCCGTGGTCGCCGCCTGGATCGGGGCCTTGCGCCGCACGATCGAGGCCGAGGACTTCGCGCGCCGCTTCGCCGTCCCGCTGACCGCCCTGGAGATCGTGGTCAGCGAGCTGATCGTCCTGGCCCGACGGGCCGATATCGAGGGTGGCATCGCGTCCGACCTGCGGGACCTGGCGACCGTCGAGCGCTCCGAGCAGTCGACGGTCAAGCTCGCGCTTATCGCCGCGACCCGCCTCAACCGGCTGACCGGCAGCCTCGGGTTCACCCTCGTCCCGCCGGCCGGCGAGCGCCCCGCGATCCAGGACGAGGCGGGGGATCGGGTCGCCTTCGCCCAGCGGCCGGTCAGCTACGATGCCCGCAGCATCGGGCAGGCCCCCGCGACCTTCGCCCATACCTACGCCACCGACTGGTTCCACGGCTTCTACCGGGTCGTCGAGGACAACGCCAAGAGCGCGTCCGGCGTCACGGTCGACCTCGCGCAGAACGCCCGGATCGGCGCGATCCTCGCCGGTCTCCAGGCGCGTGCCGCCTGA
- a CDS encoding virulence factor SrfB: MFVDPVPFGPTIRLVPHSGVQFVEYAFHIDTVGRLSRRFVERAVTGTPQGDGRRTYRLLPTWNEDDPGAEAVETARGDDREYAVGERGALEVFLEKWTPVPMLRVKAGVEGGEELDLGPTNWARVRIVEVADRAPDSPISHRVIFAFDTELLERRPNRPYTAPCLEDAANEHEFRFAHRFRDIGWFLGAAGEDEETRRLAGFQEWVPAWLLEQFREFKAAQRPDRPLRDTDFPNALEHYARYLVFLEYLQMAVRPRTLRLTDTVTAEPAIRPVTVDLILDIGNSRTCGILIESHPNEDRVDLNNSFVLQLRDLSEPEQVYTEPFESHVELSHARFGRDHLSRLSARPRAFFWPSPVRVGPEASRFRELAQGTEAVGGLSSPKRYLCDVRPVNQEWRFPDRDYGADGTSPLIDRTIRQFVNSRGDVIAQLDADRKRYGIRVLPDDRVGASRLTFSRSSYFTFMVAEVVCHALSTINNAGVRERRRTKDAPRKLRRIILTLPPAMPVQEQRLLRSRAEGAVKLIWQLMGWADNPPPGLTQPEVHVAWDEASCVQFVYLYGEITQKLGGAVDGFLRLVGRPRPFAEPDTAPGPEIRPEPSVRIASIDVGGGTTDLMITTYYAEGNRAIKPVQNFREGFRIAGDDILKRVIERLVLPTIEAALRSAGHPDPHALLLERFGGDRANMAEQEKHLRRQFVSRVLEPIGLRILGDVEAGAEITARPFAEFFPERGGRILRRALPQQRLLDFLEIPARAGGAADFALTDCVFESRADVVGACVVATLGLVLDNLCEAVHALDVDVVLLSGRPSRLQAFVDCLVDKLAVSPDRIVPLHQYQAGTWYPFRERDNRRIGDPKTTTAVGGMLCALAEGQLTNFTLFTRRLALRSTARYIGELELSGQLRDAGLVFREVDLDATASARRQGPAMSAKLRYYAPMRLGYRQLPVERWIATPLYRLRMRAGQEAAKLRLPLEITLERSGDGRPDDEGPDALLRSESLKEEFEITDAYDADGLDVGRKIELVLDTLASEQGYWLDTGILALD; encoded by the coding sequence ATGTTCGTCGATCCCGTCCCCTTCGGCCCCACGATCCGGCTGGTCCCGCACAGCGGCGTCCAGTTCGTGGAATACGCCTTCCACATCGACACGGTCGGGCGCCTGTCCCGCCGCTTCGTCGAGCGCGCGGTCACGGGCACGCCCCAGGGGGACGGGCGGCGGACCTACCGCCTGCTCCCGACCTGGAACGAGGACGACCCGGGCGCCGAGGCGGTCGAGACCGCGCGCGGCGACGACCGGGAATACGCGGTCGGCGAGCGCGGCGCCCTCGAGGTCTTCCTGGAGAAATGGACCCCGGTGCCGATGCTGCGGGTCAAGGCCGGCGTCGAGGGCGGCGAGGAACTCGACCTCGGACCGACCAACTGGGCGCGCGTGCGGATCGTCGAGGTCGCCGACCGGGCGCCGGACAGCCCGATCAGCCACCGGGTGATCTTCGCCTTCGACACCGAGCTGCTCGAGCGGCGCCCGAACCGGCCCTACACGGCGCCGTGCCTGGAGGACGCCGCCAACGAGCACGAGTTCCGCTTCGCCCATCGCTTCCGCGACATCGGCTGGTTCCTGGGTGCCGCCGGGGAGGACGAGGAGACCCGCCGGCTGGCGGGCTTCCAGGAATGGGTCCCCGCCTGGCTGCTGGAGCAGTTCCGCGAGTTCAAGGCGGCGCAGCGGCCGGACCGCCCCCTGCGCGATACGGACTTCCCGAACGCGCTCGAGCACTACGCCCGCTACTTGGTCTTCCTCGAGTACCTGCAGATGGCGGTCCGGCCCCGGACCCTGCGGCTGACCGATACGGTGACGGCCGAGCCGGCGATCCGGCCGGTCACGGTCGACCTGATCCTCGACATCGGCAACAGCCGCACCTGCGGGATCCTGATCGAGTCCCACCCGAACGAGGACCGGGTCGACCTCAACAACTCGTTCGTGCTGCAGCTGCGCGACCTGTCCGAGCCCGAGCAGGTCTACACCGAGCCGTTCGAGAGCCATGTCGAGCTGTCGCACGCCCGGTTCGGCCGCGATCACCTCTCGCGCCTGTCGGCGCGCCCGCGGGCGTTCTTCTGGCCGAGCCCCGTCCGGGTCGGGCCCGAGGCCAGCCGGTTCCGCGAGCTCGCTCAGGGCACCGAGGCGGTGGGCGGCCTGTCGAGCCCGAAGCGCTACCTGTGCGACGTCCGCCCGGTGAACCAGGAATGGCGATTCCCGGACCGCGACTACGGCGCCGACGGGACGAGCCCGCTGATCGACCGCACGATCCGGCAGTTCGTCAACAGCCGCGGCGACGTCATCGCGCAGCTCGACGCCGACCGGAAGCGCTACGGGATCCGGGTCCTGCCGGACGACCGCGTCGGCGCCTCGCGCCTGACCTTCTCGCGCTCGTCCTACTTCACCTTCATGGTCGCCGAGGTGGTCTGCCACGCCCTGTCGACCATCAACAATGCCGGGGTGCGCGAGCGCCGGCGCACGAAGGACGCCCCGCGCAAGCTGCGCCGGATCATCCTGACCCTGCCGCCCGCCATGCCGGTCCAGGAGCAGCGCCTGCTCCGGTCCCGCGCCGAGGGTGCGGTGAAGCTCATCTGGCAGCTCATGGGCTGGGCCGACAATCCGCCCCCCGGCCTGACCCAGCCCGAGGTCCACGTCGCGTGGGACGAGGCGAGCTGCGTTCAGTTCGTCTACCTGTACGGGGAGATCACCCAGAAGCTCGGCGGCGCCGTTGACGGCTTCCTGCGGCTCGTCGGCCGCCCCCGGCCCTTCGCGGAGCCCGACACCGCGCCCGGCCCCGAGATACGCCCGGAGCCGTCGGTGCGGATCGCCAGCATCGACGTCGGCGGCGGCACCACCGACCTGATGATCACGACCTACTACGCGGAGGGCAACCGGGCGATCAAACCGGTGCAGAACTTCCGCGAGGGGTTCCGGATCGCCGGCGACGACATCCTGAAGCGGGTGATCGAGCGCCTCGTCCTGCCCACGATCGAGGCGGCCCTGCGCTCGGCCGGGCATCCCGACCCGCACGCCCTGCTGCTGGAGCGCTTCGGCGGCGACCGCGCCAACATGGCCGAGCAGGAGAAGCACCTGCGGCGGCAGTTCGTGTCGCGGGTGCTGGAGCCGATCGGCCTGCGCATCCTCGGCGACGTCGAGGCGGGCGCCGAAATCACCGCCCGCCCCTTCGCCGAGTTCTTCCCGGAACGCGGCGGCCGGATCCTGCGCCGCGCCCTGCCGCAGCAGCGCCTGCTCGACTTCCTCGAGATCCCGGCCCGCGCCGGCGGCGCGGCGGACTTCGCCCTGACCGACTGCGTCTTCGAGAGCCGGGCCGACGTGGTCGGCGCCTGCGTGGTCGCGACGCTCGGCCTCGTCCTCGACAACCTGTGCGAGGCCGTGCACGCCCTCGACGTCGACGTGGTGCTGCTCTCGGGCCGCCCGTCCCGGCTCCAGGCGTTCGTCGACTGCCTCGTCGACAAGCTGGCGGTCTCGCCGGACCGGATCGTGCCGCTCCACCAGTATCAGGCCGGCACGTGGTACCCGTTCCGGGAGCGGGACAACCGCCGCATCGGCGATCCCAAGACCACCACGGCGGTGGGCGGCATGCTCTGCGCGCTCGCGGAGGGCCAGCTCACCAACTTCACCCTGTTCACCCGCCGCCTCGCGCTGCGCTCCACGGCCCGCTACATCGGCGAGCTGGAGCTGAGCGGCCAGCTCCGCGACGCCGGCCTGGTCTTCCGCGAGGTCGATCTCGACGCCACGGCCTCGGCCCGGCGCCAGGGACCGGCGATGAGCGCGAAGCTCCGGTACTACGCGCCGATGCGCCTGGGGTACCGGCAATTGCCGGTGGAGCGCTGGATCGCGACGCCGCTCTACCGCTTGCGGATGCGCGCCGGCCAGGAGGCGGCGAAGCTGCGGCTGCCCCTCGAGATCACCCTGGAGCGCAGCGGCGACGGCCGGCCCGACGACGAGGGGCCGGACGCCCTGCTGCGCTCGGAATCACTGAAGGAAGAGTTCGAGATCACCGACGCCTACGACGCGGACGGTCTCGACGTCGGACGCAAGATCGAGCTCGTGCTCGATACCCTGGCCTCGGAGCAGGGATACTGGCTCGATACCGGCATCCTCGCCCTGGATTGA